AATATAGGGTTTAAACACTACATATACATCACGCACACTTTTTGGCCCCAAACCGGCTTCACCCAAAAAAGTGGAGGCTGTAGTATCGCGCGAAGTGACGAACGGATATTCCCCGTGCAACAAAGAAAGTTTCATCCCTTGTGTACCTTCCAGCAAAATCTTTTGCCCTTTATCCAAAGCCCCATTTAACAGTTCGGGCACATCTTGAATAAAATCTTTCAAAAGAGGGTCATCTTTGGCAAATTTGACATCACGCCGTTCAATGCGATGCTTCACTGCTTGACCAAGCCCCGTTCCCACACTGCCGATATGCTCCATAAAGTGACTGGCGGCTTTTTCAGCGGCGGTTTCTTCGTCCGTAATCAAGACGGCATACGGATCAATAATTAAGCGATCACGCGTACCCGTCAGTTCCACCTCTTTTAAAAGCCATTCCGTTTTGGTATAGGCACCGGCCCCCAAAACGAGTTTGGTTTGCGGATTTAAAAATCCGGACGGAATATTTTTTAACGTGTAGGACTTACCGTCCGCCACCACTGTATGACCGGCATTGGGTCCGCCTACACGCACACAATAGTCATAATCGCCTTTATAAGACAAATAGGCAGAAATCTTACCTTTTCCTTCGTCACCGGCTTGTCCGCCGCATACGATATCAATCATTTTTCTCCTCCCGCTTGCTTGCTGGCTAAACCGATATAGTTTAGCACGTCAAGCGCAAGCATTTTTTGTTTTACTGTATCTTCTATGTCTAAATCTTTTACAAATTGGCGCAATCCTTCCATCGTAATATGCTGATTACGTGTGATTGACTTTAACTTTTCATAAGCACCGCTCACACAAGCAGAACGCAAAATAGTCTGATAGGCTTCCGCCAATATTTCAGGATGCGCCAACAAATGCATCTTAGCGACATTCTTATCAAAATCCGTTTTTTTCAGCCCTTTAAGCAATGAACGATAGGCCAACAAACAATATCCGAAAGCCACCGCCATATTGCGCAAAACCGTAGAGTCAGACAAATCCCGTTGCAAACGAGAAACAGGCAATTTTTGGCTAAAGAACGTAAGCAAAGCATTAGCCAACCCCAAATTCCCTTCGGCATTTTCAAAATCAATCGGATTTACTTTCTGCGGCATGGTGGAAGACCCCACCTCTCCGGCAATGACTTTTTGTTTTACCAAACCGTCTGAAATATAACGCCACATATCTTGACTCAAATCCAACAAAATCGTGTTGATGCGACGTAAATTATCAAATAGTTCGGCATACGAATCGCGATTGTCTATCTGCGTAGAAACAGGACTTAAAAAAAGTTTAATTTTGCGCCCTTTGTTTAAATATGTCACCAAAGATTGAGTGGCTTTGGGCCAATTAACCTTTGGATAAGCGGCCAAATGGGCATTATAACTGCCGATGGCACCACCGGCTTTGCAAGATATTTGCTGTTTTTTAAGTTGTGCTATTTGACGCGCTAAGCGGATTTCAAATACTTTTAATTCTTTCCCGTATGTGGTCGGTACGGCAGGTTGTCCATGTGTACGGGCCAACATAACACTGCCTGCATATTTTTTGCTGCGCTGAGCCAACTCTTTGCGCAATGTTTCAAGCGCAGGCAAAAGCACTTTTTCCACTGTGTCAGACAAAATCTGCCCATAAGCCAAACTGTTAATATCTTCACTTGTTAAGGCAAAATGAATCCAATGCGTATGTGCTTTAAAACCGTTAGCGGTCAGTTTATCTGCCATAAAATATTCTACCGCTTTAACATCATGATTGGTGGCCGGGCGACCGTTATGCCCCTGACGCTCTATTTTTTCTAAAATTTCCAAATCATCTGAAGATAAAGAATATATCTTTTCCAAAAAGGATCTTTCTTTGGCACAAAACGGCTTAAATTCAGGCAGTTTTAAACTTTCTAGCACCAAAAGCCATGCGCTTTCAGCACGTACGCGAGCAGCCGCAAAAGCAGTTTCTGCGCAAGCGGAACGTAAATCTGCCAAATTGTTTTTATATCGTCCGTCTAAAGGGTTTAAAATATCTTCTTTCATACGCTCTTATTCTAGCAAATTACGCACTCTATTATACGAATAAAAACACATTAAAAAAGCCATGTTCTTCACATGGCTTTTATAGTCAGAAACAAAAACTAATTCATATAATAACAATCACCGGAACAGAAACAATTTCCTCTACCGGAACCGGCCGTAGAAAACCCTATATCAGCACATCCTTCTCCTTTGCAAGATCTGGCCCCAGAAGAACCAAAACCCAAAGAAAAACTAGGAGATTTTTTATAAGAAGCGACTATCACACTATCAACGTTAGAGCATTCTGACATATAATATTGAAAATATTCAGAATCTTCTACCTCGATAGACAAAGCATTTCTGTCTATATATGTTTCATTGGTTTCCAGACAATACACTTTAGCAGCCGTTCTCAAAGACTGCAAATTGGTCCATGCTTCAGCGGTGCGGCTTTTAAGCACCGTCTTTTGATATTGCGGCAATGCCACCGCAGACAAGATACCGATAATCAGCACCACAACTAACAACTCAATCAGCGTAAAACCTTTTTTCATTTTTAACTCCATTATTTTATTTATTATATTATACAAATTAAAAAAAATCTGCCAACTATTGCTGCCATGATTTGAGATTATAAAATTTACTACAAAAAAACACCCCGCTGATAGGCGGGGTGTTTAAAAAACAATCTATTATTTTTCTGTCGGTTCGCTTTGCGTTTCGGGTAGTGTTTGATTTTCTTCTATGGTTGTTTGTTGTTCAGCACGTACCAAAGATTCAAACGGACCAAAACCACAACGTTCGTCCCAACCGCCGCCCAATGCCTTTGCTACACTAATCAGAGCCAACAGTTCACTTTGGCGTGCTGAAGCCAAAGCCATTTCCGCCTGCAACAAATTACGCTCCACGTCCAACAGTTCCATCGTGCCGATAAGGCCGGCATCTTCTTGCTTTTTGGTCAACTCATACCCACGACGTAA
This is a stretch of genomic DNA from Elusimicrobiaceae bacterium. It encodes these proteins:
- a CDS encoding adenylosuccinate synthetase, which encodes MIDIVCGGQAGDEGKGKISAYLSYKGDYDYCVRVGGPNAGHTVVADGKSYTLKNIPSGFLNPQTKLVLGAGAYTKTEWLLKEVELTGTRDRLIIDPYAVLITDEETAAEKAASHFMEHIGSVGTGLGQAVKHRIERRDVKFAKDDPLLKDFIQDVPELLNGALDKGQKILLEGTQGMKLSLLHGEYPFVTSRDTTASTFLGEAGLGPKSVRDVYVVFKPYITRVGPGPLEKEMTNEEDLEVYHTKGHEVGSVSKRLRRVGAFEKRSASRAIMINNATKIAITHIDMFEGNEHIKSYEDFTDEAKAFLESMKALSAEVYPHPELALVSTGPDMEDTLIL
- the purB gene encoding adenylosuccinate lyase, with the protein product MKEDILNPLDGRYKNNLADLRSACAETAFAAARVRAESAWLLVLESLKLPEFKPFCAKERSFLEKIYSLSSDDLEILEKIERQGHNGRPATNHDVKAVEYFMADKLTANGFKAHTHWIHFALTSEDINSLAYGQILSDTVEKVLLPALETLRKELAQRSKKYAGSVMLARTHGQPAVPTTYGKELKVFEIRLARQIAQLKKQQISCKAGGAIGSYNAHLAAYPKVNWPKATQSLVTYLNKGRKIKLFLSPVSTQIDNRDSYAELFDNLRRINTILLDLSQDMWRYISDGLVKQKVIAGEVGSSTMPQKVNPIDFENAEGNLGLANALLTFFSQKLPVSRLQRDLSDSTVLRNMAVAFGYCLLAYRSLLKGLKKTDFDKNVAKMHLLAHPEILAEAYQTILRSACVSGAYEKLKSITRNQHITMEGLRQFVKDLDIEDTVKQKMLALDVLNYIGLASKQAGGEK
- a CDS encoding pilin, which codes for MKKGFTLIELLVVVLIIGILSAVALPQYQKTVLKSRTAEAWTNLQSLRTAAKVYCLETNETYIDRNALSIEVEDSEYFQYYMSECSNVDSVIVASYKKSPSFSLGFGSSGARSCKGEGCADIGFSTAGSGRGNCFCSGDCYYMN